The following coding sequences are from one Candidatus Deferrimicrobium sp. window:
- a CDS encoding ferredoxin, which produces MKQVPRVNKAECISCGVCIDTVPAVFRFDEENKAEVYDPDGADAAAIQEAMDLCPVACIYWDE; this is translated from the coding sequence ATGAAGCAGGTGCCGCGCGTCAACAAGGCGGAGTGCATCTCCTGCGGGGTGTGCATCGATACGGTGCCCGCGGTGTTCCGGTTCGATGAGGAGAACAAAGCCGAGGTGTACGATCCGGACGGCGCCGATGCGGCGGCGATCCAGGAGGCGATGGACCTTTGCCCCGTGGCCTGCATCTATTGGGACGAGTGA
- a CDS encoding replication-associated recombination protein A: MIAPLADRMRPALLSDFVGQEELLGEGKFLSSVLSALPLPSLIFWGPPGSGKTTLARIIAAETNSVFLPYSAVLSGIKEIREALAELKRTRAAGVPAASRPAILFIDEIHRWNKAQQDALLPFVEEGTVTLFGTTTENPSFEIRSALLSRCRVLVLSPLLTSDLETILRRALTDADRGLGKPEAFLAPDALRHIVAVADGDARVALNALEAAVAIADHKRLADVDMGTAEEALRKKALLYDKDGEEHYNLISALHKSLRGSDPDAALYWLARMLSAGEDPLYVARRMIRFASEDIGNAAPGALQITLAAAETYRTLGSPEGELALAQAAVYLATAPKSNRVYTAWQKATRDAETEGAAPVPLHLRNAPTRMMKDLGYGKEYKYPHDFADAFVPENYFPETLGRRRYYEPSEAGHEKVIADRLRAWWGKR; the protein is encoded by the coding sequence ATGATCGCGCCCCTCGCCGACCGGATGCGTCCGGCCCTCCTCTCCGACTTCGTCGGGCAGGAGGAGCTGCTGGGGGAGGGGAAATTCCTCTCCTCCGTCCTCTCCGCGCTCCCGCTGCCCTCCCTCATCTTCTGGGGACCGCCGGGCTCCGGGAAGACGACGCTCGCCCGGATCATCGCGGCGGAAACGAACTCCGTCTTCCTTCCCTACTCCGCCGTCCTTTCGGGCATCAAGGAGATCCGCGAGGCGCTGGCCGAGCTGAAGCGCACCCGCGCCGCCGGCGTTCCGGCGGCATCCCGCCCCGCCATCCTCTTCATCGACGAGATCCACCGGTGGAACAAGGCGCAGCAGGACGCGCTGCTGCCGTTCGTCGAGGAAGGCACCGTCACCCTGTTCGGGACCACCACCGAGAACCCGTCCTTCGAGATCCGGAGCGCGCTCCTTTCCCGCTGCCGCGTGCTGGTCCTGTCTCCCCTGCTGACCTCGGACCTCGAAACGATCCTCCGGCGGGCGCTGACCGATGCGGACCGGGGATTGGGGAAACCGGAAGCGTTCCTGGCCCCGGATGCGCTGCGGCACATCGTCGCGGTGGCCGACGGCGACGCCCGGGTGGCGCTGAACGCGCTGGAGGCGGCGGTCGCCATCGCGGACCACAAGCGGCTTGCCGACGTCGACATGGGAACGGCGGAGGAGGCGCTTCGGAAGAAGGCGCTGTTGTACGACAAGGACGGGGAGGAACACTACAACCTGATCTCGGCGCTCCACAAGAGCCTGCGGGGGTCGGACCCCGACGCCGCCCTCTACTGGCTGGCGCGGATGCTCTCCGCGGGAGAGGACCCGCTCTACGTCGCCCGCAGGATGATCCGGTTCGCCTCGGAGGATATCGGCAACGCCGCGCCGGGGGCGCTGCAGATCACGCTGGCGGCGGCGGAGACGTACCGGACGCTGGGGAGCCCCGAAGGGGAGCTCGCGCTGGCGCAGGCGGCCGTGTACCTCGCGACCGCCCCGAAGAGCAACCGGGTCTATACCGCCTGGCAGAAGGCCACGCGGGACGCGGAAACGGAGGGGGCCGCCCCGGTGCCGCTGCACCTGCGGAACGCCCCCACCCGGATGATGAAGGATCTGGGGTACGGGAAGGAGTACAAATACCCGCACGACTTCGCGGACGCCTTCGTCCCGGAAAACTACTTCCCCGAAACGCTCGGCCGCCGCAGGTACTACGAGCCGTCCGAGGCGGGCCACGAGAAGGTGATCGCCGACCGGCTGAGAGCCTGGTGGGGAAAGAGGTAA